The proteins below are encoded in one region of Maribacter aestuarii:
- a CDS encoding alpha/beta hydrolase, with translation MFSDLNWTYILTLVAVIYLVINILVYFLQDFLMFKPEKLAKDFQFYYENQEIEEYNIETRDGAIINGLRFKTKNPKGVVFYLKGNSKSIKGWGKFAVDFTRHGYDVIMVDYRGFGKSTGRRTQKAIKRDLQVVYNKIKHNVEEKYIILYGRSLGSGFATKLASMNHPRMLILDAPYYSLSKVAKKYVPFMPLSLLIKFPMPTYKWLKYVECPIHIIHGTDDRLIPYKTSVKLSRIKPKLTTLHTVIGGGHKDLNTFEAYHKMLADIITSRPKPVNLEGSSIAVKHSSKRSHA, from the coding sequence ATGTTTTCTGATTTAAATTGGACATATATATTGACGCTTGTGGCGGTCATTTATCTTGTAATAAATATTTTAGTATATTTTTTGCAGGATTTTTTAATGTTCAAACCTGAGAAACTGGCCAAGGACTTTCAATTCTACTATGAGAATCAGGAAATTGAGGAATACAATATAGAGACCAGGGATGGAGCCATCATCAACGGGTTGCGATTTAAGACAAAGAATCCCAAAGGCGTTGTTTTCTACCTTAAGGGAAATTCCAAGAGCATAAAGGGGTGGGGTAAATTTGCGGTGGACTTTACCAGGCACGGATATGATGTTATAATGGTAGATTACCGTGGTTTTGGAAAGAGTACCGGAAGACGTACCCAAAAAGCCATAAAAAGGGACCTTCAGGTGGTTTACAACAAGATAAAGCATAATGTGGAAGAAAAGTATATCATTCTCTACGGACGTTCTTTGGGATCCGGCTTTGCCACCAAATTGGCTTCCATGAACCATCCGCGTATGCTCATACTGGATGCACCTTACTACAGTCTAAGTAAAGTAGCCAAAAAGTATGTTCCGTTCATGCCCTTGTCCTTATTGATTAAATTTCCAATGCCTACTTACAAATGGTTGAAATATGTGGAATGCCCCATCCATATCATCCATGGTACGGATGATCGCTTAATTCCCTATAAAACTAGCGTAAAGCTATCCCGTATTAAACCAAAATTAACGACGCTGCATACTGTCATTGGCGGAGGGCATAAAGATTTGAATACCTTTGAAGCCTACCACAAAATGTTAGCGGACATTATTACTTCACGACCAAAACCGGTAAATTTAGAGGGCTCCAGTATAGCTGTAAAACACTCCTCAAAAAGATCACATGCGTAG
- a CDS encoding alpha/beta hydrolase — protein sequence MRRVKKIGIVLFVIYVLLLGVTYAFQEKLIFIPQQMPANHTYEFCQEFEEFWLTADDGARLNAVHIKNDSQKGVILYFHGNSGNISHLTHVANLVTRYDYDAIFVDYRTYGKSMGKMSEAAIKKDAQLFYDYTKNLYDEHKIIIYGRSFGTGVASGLAANNDPYKLILESPFYSAVELGKHRFPIFPIDLLSEYRFPSYKYVQQVKCPIYVIHGTDDSIIPFEQAADLYEKIPEGQGTFYTVEGGGHNYLQDFKAFNKAMDEAFK from the coding sequence ATGCGTAGAGTTAAAAAAATCGGGATAGTTCTATTCGTAATCTATGTTTTGCTCTTAGGGGTCACCTATGCTTTCCAAGAAAAATTGATTTTCATTCCGCAGCAGATGCCGGCCAACCATACTTATGAGTTTTGTCAAGAATTTGAAGAATTTTGGTTAACTGCTGACGATGGGGCCAGATTGAACGCCGTGCATATTAAAAACGACTCACAAAAAGGTGTTATTCTATACTTTCATGGTAACTCCGGTAACATCTCCCATTTAACACACGTCGCCAACTTGGTTACCCGTTATGACTACGATGCCATTTTTGTGGATTACAGAACCTATGGAAAAAGTATGGGCAAAATGAGCGAGGCGGCCATAAAAAAGGATGCGCAGCTTTTTTACGACTATACTAAAAATCTGTACGATGAGCATAAAATTATCATTTACGGCCGCTCTTTTGGAACGGGAGTAGCGTCCGGTTTAGCTGCCAATAACGACCCCTACAAGCTTATTTTGGAATCCCCGTTTTATAGCGCCGTAGAGCTGGGAAAACATCGTTTCCCCATTTTTCCTATTGATCTATTATCTGAGTACCGCTTCCCCTCCTACAAATATGTACAGCAAGTAAAGTGCCCCATTTATGTTATTCATGGGACGGATGACAGCATCATACCCTTTGAACAGGCTGCAGACCTTTACGAGAAAATTCCCGAAGGCCAAGGCACGTTCTATACCGTAGAAGGCGGAGGACATAACTACTTACAAGATTTTAAGGCTTTTAATAAAGCAATGGACGAGGCTTTCAAATAG
- a CDS encoding DUF2490 domain-containing protein, with protein MKNSLVIFCLFISLTGFAQQEFFSEAGLEKAVFSKNRLSVILEGNYKHAYQDSKWRRLGIDIGLQRKLNSNWMLFGGIVNYYRFDQELGNFYELRPKVGFQLITPMIKNLSLKQRILGEWRNFFLSKHQHYLRARYKIALTYNFSKHNDSSKSWSLLPSFEWYFLKDPISQERYSNSREFSLFISRNLKDIKIKLGYIREVFLLNSDSFGTEGNTISLRVNL; from the coding sequence ATGAAAAATTCATTAGTGATTTTTTGCCTTTTCATCAGTTTGACAGGCTTTGCACAGCAGGAATTTTTTAGCGAAGCTGGTCTTGAAAAAGCGGTTTTTTCTAAAAACAGATTGTCTGTTATTTTAGAAGGTAATTATAAGCATGCTTATCAAGACAGCAAATGGCGCAGACTTGGGATTGATATTGGTTTACAGAGAAAACTAAATTCAAACTGGATGCTTTTTGGTGGTATTGTTAATTATTATCGATTTGACCAAGAGCTTGGAAATTTTTATGAATTAAGACCAAAAGTTGGGTTTCAATTAATTACACCAATGATAAAAAATTTAAGCCTAAAGCAAAGAATACTTGGAGAGTGGAGAAATTTTTTTCTTTCTAAACACCAGCATTATTTAAGAGCTCGGTATAAAATAGCCCTTACCTATAACTTCAGTAAGCACAATGACAGCTCCAAAAGTTGGAGCTTGCTGCCATCATTTGAATGGTATTTTCTAAAAGATCCAATTTCTCAGGAACGCTACTCAAACTCAAGGGAATTTTCACTCTTTATATCCAGAAACTTAAAAGACATAAAAATCAAGCTTGGATATATAAGAGAGGTCTTCCTTTTAAATAGTGATAGCTTTGGGACCGAGGGAAATACAATTTCGCTGCGGGTTAATTTATAG
- a CDS encoding alkyl sulfatase dimerization domain-containing protein translates to MFEAYGDAEDEIDVYFPDLKHVHGSETVQGESFPNLYTLRGTKYRDLVKWYKGVDNLLEYAKQSDSYSHSHMRSWVGNEFIVERIQNYRDAIQFTHDQSIYYMNQGATPEELVELVKLPENLKNDPWLQEFYGSVEHVVRNVYNGYLGWYSGDATELATPSFKRKAELYVSAMGGRENVLKIANQAIDAEDYGWAMEITTHLTRSNPEDSDARKVKAKAMQAWGYDQANIYYRNFALSGAKELDGALDKSGAFDFANPVIIQQFGIGTILENLRVKIDASKAIDSDFKIGFNITDRNEKYGFHVRNGIAAFYEYIPENSDIVVDIPSSVVYDFVLGKGRVKDAINNGKGTVKGDLDQLEVFASFFDFKKSDINLSSR, encoded by the coding sequence TTGTTTGAAGCTTATGGTGATGCAGAAGACGAAATAGATGTTTATTTTCCTGACCTGAAGCACGTACACGGTTCTGAGACTGTTCAAGGAGAATCGTTTCCGAACCTTTATACGTTAAGGGGAACAAAATACCGAGACCTGGTAAAGTGGTATAAAGGAGTTGACAACCTATTGGAATACGCCAAGCAGAGTGATAGTTACAGCCATTCGCATATGAGATCATGGGTTGGAAATGAATTTATCGTAGAACGAATCCAAAACTATAGAGATGCCATTCAATTCACCCACGACCAGTCTATTTACTACATGAATCAGGGAGCAACTCCGGAAGAATTAGTAGAACTGGTGAAGTTACCTGAAAATCTCAAAAACGACCCATGGCTACAGGAGTTTTACGGTAGTGTGGAGCACGTTGTCAGAAATGTTTATAATGGTTATTTGGGTTGGTATTCCGGTGACGCCACAGAACTTGCAACCCCTTCTTTTAAGCGAAAGGCAGAACTCTATGTTTCGGCGATGGGTGGACGCGAAAATGTCCTTAAAATTGCCAATCAAGCCATTGACGCAGAAGACTATGGATGGGCGATGGAAATTACTACTCACTTAACACGGTCTAATCCAGAAGATTCTGACGCACGAAAAGTGAAAGCCAAAGCAATGCAGGCTTGGGGTTACGATCAGGCCAATATCTATTATAGGAATTTTGCGCTGTCCGGAGCAAAGGAACTTGATGGTGCACTGGACAAGTCTGGTGCCTTTGACTTTGCAAATCCGGTCATAATTCAACAATTCGGAATTGGAACAATTCTGGAAAACCTAAGAGTAAAAATTGATGCCTCTAAGGCAATTGACTCCGATTTTAAAATAGGATTTAACATTACAGACCGTAATGAGAAATATGGTTTCCACGTGCGGAATGGTATTGCAGCCTTCTACGAATATATCCCTGAAAATTCGGATATAGTGGTTGATATTCCAAGCAGCGTAGTTTATGATTTCGTCTTGGGGAAAGGTCGAGTAAAAGATGCCATAAATAATGGAAAAGGAACTGTCAAAGGTGATCTTGACCAGCTAGAAGTCTTTGCTAGCTTCTTTGATTTTAAGAAATCGGATATCAATCTTTCGTCTAGATAA
- a CDS encoding MBL fold metallo-hydrolase — MKKFTFLILILVISGCQKKQSFNSSLLDPEVIDHNVPLEIEPYADEGILKNLAPIRARFENYAITEDSEFINDRMTSFGKQMPKTIYEPVKDKAFLMAGWQLTSTLIVVGDNGLIVVDPGESDEASGRILSDFRKETSIQLPVKAVVYTHRHPDHSFGSAGVGVTQEQVNNGEVKIFAHHQFMEYLANDASVVGSILTERTAYGGQPI, encoded by the coding sequence ATGAAAAAATTCACTTTCTTAATCTTAATTCTGGTAATTTCAGGATGTCAAAAAAAACAGTCATTCAACAGTAGCTTGCTTGATCCTGAAGTAATTGACCACAATGTTCCATTGGAAATCGAACCCTATGCCGATGAAGGAATATTGAAGAATCTGGCTCCCATTCGTGCCCGGTTTGAGAACTATGCTATTACAGAAGACAGTGAATTCATAAACGATAGAATGACTTCTTTTGGTAAGCAAATGCCCAAAACCATTTATGAACCGGTAAAGGATAAAGCCTTTTTAATGGCCGGTTGGCAGTTAACATCTACTTTAATTGTAGTGGGAGATAATGGATTGATTGTGGTAGATCCGGGAGAAAGTGACGAGGCTTCAGGGCGAATTCTAAGTGATTTTAGGAAAGAAACAAGTATCCAACTACCTGTAAAAGCTGTGGTTTATACGCACAGACATCCTGATCACTCATTTGGCTCTGCCGGAGTGGGCGTTACTCAAGAGCAAGTCAACAATGGGGAAGTTAAGATATTTGCCCATCATCAATTCATGGAGTATCTGGCCAATGATGCCAGTGTGGTTGGTTCAATTCTTACAGAGCGCACGGCTTACGGGGGGCAACCTATTTAG
- the cysM gene encoding cysteine synthase CysM, with the protein MPKSILDLIGNTPLVESRVLNTNPDVRLYFKMEGHNPGGSVKDRAAYNMIKNGLETGKIKTSDKLIEATSGNTGIALAMIAGIYGLDIELVMPENSTKERVQTMRAYGAKVTLTSADVGIEGARDYAENKVEKEGYVMVNQFANDDNWKAHYKTTGPEIWKDTEGKITHFVSSMGTTGTIMGTSTYLKEKNSQVQIVGVQPTDDAKIPGIRKWPKEYLPKIFDAKKVDQIMEVSEAEAKEMAIRLAKEEGIFSGMSSGGAATIALRLAAQLESGVIVSIVCDRGDRYLSSDLFD; encoded by the coding sequence ATGCCTAAGAGTATTCTAGATTTAATCGGAAACACGCCCCTTGTGGAATCTAGGGTTCTAAATACGAATCCCGATGTGAGGCTTTACTTTAAGATGGAAGGCCATAATCCCGGAGGAAGTGTAAAGGATAGGGCTGCCTATAATATGATTAAAAACGGACTGGAAACCGGTAAAATAAAAACTTCAGACAAATTGATTGAAGCAACCAGTGGCAATACAGGAATTGCCCTTGCTATGATCGCGGGAATCTACGGACTTGACATTGAACTCGTAATGCCGGAAAACTCCACCAAAGAGCGGGTACAGACCATGCGGGCCTATGGCGCCAAGGTTACGCTCACTTCTGCGGATGTTGGTATCGAAGGCGCTAGGGATTATGCTGAAAACAAAGTGGAAAAAGAGGGATACGTTATGGTGAACCAGTTTGCTAATGACGATAATTGGAAAGCCCACTACAAGACTACAGGTCCTGAAATTTGGAAGGACACCGAAGGTAAAATAACCCATTTCGTTTCTTCCATGGGAACTACGGGAACCATCATGGGGACCTCTACCTATTTGAAGGAAAAGAACAGCCAAGTACAGATAGTTGGCGTACAGCCTACCGATGACGCCAAAATTCCCGGTATACGTAAATGGCCTAAGGAGTACCTTCCTAAAATATTCGATGCAAAAAAGGTAGACCAGATCATGGAAGTGAGCGAAGCGGAGGCTAAAGAAATGGCCATTAGGCTCGCCAAAGAAGAAGGTATATTTTCTGGAATGAGCAGTGGTGGCGCAGCAACGATAGCGCTTCGACTGGCTGCACAACTGGAAAGCGGTGTTATCGTTTCCATAGTTTGTGACCGTGGTGACCGTTATCTATCCTCGGATTTGTTTGATTAA
- the epsC gene encoding serine O-acetyltransferase EpsC produces MKQQQIIDRINKHKKQPNLRFRLKRDTEIFTNLLFYTLFDIETPVSDNLEVLEKQFDNLVDLACWDSEKACKKIWENYVQKLPRILESLNLDAEATVNCDPASLSIEEVYMAYPGFYAIAIYRLAHELYEVGFPLVPRLMTEYAHRQTGVDINPGAQIGKSFHIDHGTGVVIGETAIIMNDVKIYQGVTLGGLYVAKHLQKTKRHPTIEDNVTIYANATILGGDTVIGANSVIGGNAWLTSSIPPHSTVYHTPEIQIKTTTDA; encoded by the coding sequence ATGAAACAGCAACAAATAATTGATCGCATCAATAAACACAAGAAGCAGCCCAACCTTCGGTTTCGGTTGAAAAGGGATACGGAAATCTTTACCAATTTACTTTTCTATACCCTTTTTGATATAGAAACCCCGGTTTCCGATAATTTAGAAGTCTTGGAAAAGCAATTTGATAATCTTGTGGACCTTGCTTGTTGGGACAGTGAAAAGGCATGCAAAAAGATATGGGAAAATTATGTACAAAAGCTTCCCCGTATATTGGAAAGCCTAAATTTGGATGCAGAGGCTACGGTGAATTGCGACCCTGCTTCGCTATCCATTGAAGAAGTTTACATGGCTTACCCCGGTTTCTATGCCATTGCCATCTATAGGCTGGCACATGAACTCTATGAGGTAGGATTTCCTTTGGTCCCAAGACTAATGACGGAATATGCGCACCGCCAAACCGGCGTGGACATAAACCCAGGGGCACAAATCGGTAAATCTTTTCATATAGACCATGGGACCGGGGTGGTTATTGGAGAAACAGCAATCATAATGAACGATGTAAAAATATACCAAGGCGTAACGCTAGGGGGATTGTACGTGGCTAAACATTTACAGAAAACCAAACGGCACCCGACCATAGAGGATAACGTAACCATTTATGCCAATGCTACCATTCTAGGTGGCGATACGGTAATTGGTGCGAATAGTGTCATTGGCGGTAATGCCTGGCTGACTTCCTCCATACCTCCCCATTCTACGGTGTACCACACCCCGGAAATTCAGATAAAAACAACTACTGATGCCTAA
- a CDS encoding DUF2461 domain-containing protein, producing the protein MLNPVITKETLQFLNELKKNNTREWFTEHKKTFKVHEANAKAFFNGLLERLKSHDEIEKLKVFRIYRDVRFSKDKTPYKFNFSASYSRAGAHRRGGYYVHIQPEGSFIATGFWAPEKEDLFRIRKEWEIDASELRTIIDKKEFKSVWGEMAGEELKTSPKGFNKEDPNIDLIRKKQFIFVKNFTDKEVIAPDFAEKINDDFKAIRPYFDLMSSVLTTNLNGESLLD; encoded by the coding sequence ATGTTAAATCCAGTAATTACCAAAGAAACCCTTCAATTTTTAAATGAACTGAAAAAGAACAATACTAGAGAGTGGTTTACGGAACATAAAAAGACCTTTAAAGTACATGAAGCGAATGCCAAAGCCTTTTTTAACGGACTCTTGGAACGACTGAAATCCCACGATGAAATTGAAAAACTGAAAGTATTCCGGATTTATAGGGATGTACGCTTCTCCAAGGACAAAACACCTTATAAATTTAATTTTTCGGCTTCGTATTCACGTGCTGGAGCCCACCGACGCGGAGGATACTACGTTCATATACAACCCGAAGGAAGCTTTATAGCCACTGGTTTTTGGGCTCCGGAAAAGGAAGACCTTTTTAGGATTCGAAAAGAATGGGAGATAGATGCTTCCGAATTGCGCACCATAATCGACAAAAAAGAATTTAAATCCGTTTGGGGTGAAATGGCAGGGGAGGAGCTTAAAACTTCTCCCAAAGGGTTTAATAAAGAGGACCCAAATATTGATTTGATCCGCAAAAAGCAGTTCATCTTTGTAAAGAACTTTACGGATAAAGAAGTAATTGCGCCCGATTTCGCTGAAAAAATCAACGATGATTTTAAGGCCATAAGGCCCTATTTTGATCTGATGAGCTCCGTACTTACAACAAACCTGAACGGGGAGTCGCTTTTAGACTAA
- a CDS encoding glyoxalase: MNDRSEKLIQIRPQIPSAKILPHMSSEEHFQNMTLRPVLKLQNNLLLASFQNYIVKTKNAFYELKLESRMDFITNAIQKDIKFRNSLKGMLIGQFTLEEYELYIQNSSALNKRMMNMVIKRLQDQIQFFEKVALV, translated from the coding sequence ATGAACGACCGATCCGAAAAGTTGATTCAGATACGTCCCCAAATCCCTTCCGCTAAAATACTTCCTCATATGAGTTCCGAAGAGCATTTTCAGAACATGACCTTACGTCCGGTTCTTAAATTGCAGAACAATTTGTTATTGGCCTCTTTCCAAAATTATATCGTGAAAACGAAAAATGCTTTTTACGAGTTGAAACTGGAAAGTCGGATGGACTTCATCACCAATGCCATCCAAAAAGACATCAAATTCCGAAATTCTTTAAAGGGAATGCTCATCGGACAGTTTACTCTGGAAGAGTACGAACTTTACATCCAGAACTCTTCGGCACTGAACAAACGGATGATGAATATGGTTATTAAAAGGCTGCAGGACCAAATCCAATTTTTTGAAAAAGTGGCCTTAGTCTAA